Proteins encoded by one window of Anas platyrhynchos isolate ZD024472 breed Pekin duck chromosome 14, IASCAAS_PekinDuck_T2T, whole genome shotgun sequence:
- the SPINK9 gene encoding serine protease inhibitor Kazal-type 9: MSAMKITGTFVLLTLAVLCLANAAKEDAVDCSEYKRLERGRPIYCEKLYQPFCGSDGKTYNNKCSFCKAVLRSRGALHMKQEGAC, encoded by the exons ATGTCTGCCATGAAGATAACAGGCACTTTTGTGCTCCTCACCCTGGCAGTTCTTTGCTTAGCAA ATGCTGCCAAAGAGGATGCG GTAGACTGCAGTGAATACAAGAGGTTAGAGAGAGGAAGACctatttattgtgaaaaactctACCAACCTTTTTGTGGCTCTGATGGGAAAACATATAACAACAAATGTTCCTTCTGCAAGGCTGTCCT GAGAAGTAGAGGTGCCTTACATATGAAGCAAGAAGGTGCATGCTGA